Proteins from a genomic interval of Oscillospiraceae bacterium:
- a CDS encoding ABC transporter ATP-binding protein, with product MLSDEEKKPRKGLVRRFLPYYKNYVPILIFDLFCAAFTTVCELVLPLIVRFITNAGINDVASLTVSVIIKFGVLYLALRVIDTAANFYMASIGHVMGAKIETDMRRDMFGHLQKLSYSFYDNTKVGQLMSRITNDLFEVTEFAHHCPEEFFIAGIKIAAAFVILCQYSVWLTLIVFSVLPVMIVVLQFFNKRMRAGFRESRVKVGELNSQVEDSLLGIRVVKSFANEGIEMDKFEDGNTGFLKIKTRVYRYMAGFQATTRFFDGVMYIVIVVAGSLFMVKGKITPADLVAYLMYANVLLSSIRRIVEFAEQFQRGMTGIERFSEIMDTPASIVDSPDAVTLENVRGEITFENVSFSYSEETDSVLKDVNIRIAAGENAALVGPSGGGKTTLCSLIPRFYDTCGGSIKIDGEDIRDFTLSSLRGQIGVVAQDVYLFSGSVRDNIEYGKPGATDKEIYEAAKLAGAEEFIGELPNGYDTYVGERGVKLSGGQKQRISIARVFLKNPPILILDEATSSLDNESEKLVQQSLERLAKGRTTLTIAHRLTTIRNADTILVLTKNG from the coding sequence TTGCTCTCAGATGAAGAAAAAAAGCCCCGCAAAGGGCTTGTCAGGCGCTTTCTGCCCTATTATAAAAACTACGTCCCGATTTTGATATTCGATCTGTTCTGCGCGGCGTTCACCACCGTGTGCGAACTGGTTCTGCCGCTGATCGTGCGTTTCATCACCAACGCCGGAATTAACGACGTCGCCTCGCTGACGGTTTCTGTGATCATCAAATTCGGGGTGCTTTATCTTGCTCTGCGCGTCATCGACACCGCCGCAAACTTCTACATGGCTTCCATCGGCCATGTCATGGGCGCAAAAATCGAGACCGACATGCGCAGGGATATGTTCGGCCATCTGCAAAAACTGTCGTACTCATTTTATGACAATACCAAGGTCGGCCAATTGATGTCGCGCATCACAAACGACCTGTTCGAGGTCACCGAATTTGCCCACCACTGCCCCGAAGAATTTTTCATCGCAGGCATCAAGATCGCCGCCGCGTTCGTGATCCTCTGTCAATACAGCGTTTGGCTGACACTGATCGTGTTCTCGGTCCTTCCGGTGATGATCGTCGTGCTTCAGTTTTTCAATAAGCGCATGCGGGCGGGTTTCCGGGAATCACGGGTCAAAGTCGGCGAATTGAATTCGCAGGTCGAGGACTCCCTGCTCGGCATCCGCGTCGTCAAATCGTTTGCCAATGAGGGCATCGAGATGGACAAGTTCGAAGACGGCAACACCGGATTTTTGAAGATCAAGACCAGGGTCTACCGTTATATGGCGGGATTTCAGGCGACGACCCGGTTTTTCGACGGCGTGATGTACATCGTCATCGTCGTCGCGGGTTCGCTGTTTATGGTGAAGGGCAAGATCACCCCGGCGGATCTGGTGGCCTATCTGATGTATGCAAACGTACTGCTTTCCTCCATCCGCCGCATCGTCGAGTTCGCCGAGCAGTTCCAGCGCGGCATGACCGGCATCGAGCGGTTCTCGGAGATCATGGACACTCCGGCCTCCATCGTCGACAGCCCGGACGCCGTCACGCTGGAAAACGTGCGCGGCGAGATCACGTTCGAAAACGTCTCTTTCAGTTATTCCGAAGAGACCGACAGCGTTTTAAAAGACGTCAACATCCGCATCGCGGCAGGCGAAAACGCGGCGCTGGTCGGACCCTCCGGCGGCGGAAAGACCACGCTGTGCAGCTTGATCCCCCGTTTTTACGATACCTGCGGCGGTTCGATTAAAATCGACGGAGAAGACATCCGCGACTTCACGCTTTCGTCTCTGCGCGGTCAAATCGGCGTCGTGGCGCAGGACGTGTATCTATTCTCGGGCAGCGTGCGCGACAACATCGAATACGGAAAGCCAGGCGCGACCGACAAAGAGATCTATGAGGCCGCAAAGCTCGCGGGTGCGGAGGAGTTCATCGGTGAGCTCCCGAACGGCTATGACACCTACGTCGGCGAGCGCGGCGTCAAGCTCTCGGGCGGTCAGAAACAGCGCATCTCGATCGCGCGGGTGTTTTTGAAAAACCCGCC